The segment TTTAGACAATATAGAGCATTGGCACAACACATGCAAATGGCTTCAGTTTATAAAAGATGAAGAAACAAAGAAGGTATTGCGCATTGAAGGAACGCCCTCTACTTACCGAATTGTAGAGGCTGTTTATGGAAGTAAAGCAGATCCGAGAATTAAAAAACAACTGTATACACGTTTATTGCCATGTATTGTAGAAAAAAAGCCTATACCTATGGATATAATTCGATTGATTTTTAATCGCATTAAAAATCCTGCTAGCTTTAAAAATTTAACAGAATCTTGGGAAGGGGTACTTAATGTTGCCTGTGCATTAGTATTGAAATTACATGAAGGGGAGGGATACACAATGGCATTACAAAAGGACAATGTAACACGTGACTATTTATTCGGTCGCCTATTAGGAGTAGCAGAAGTGATGGAGAAGCGAATTTTAGAAGATCGTGAGAAAGGCAAAAAAGATAAGGATAGAAGATCTACGAATGCAACGCGTTATTTCAATGCATTTATACAAAATCCTGCTCGCACTTGGTTGGTAATACGTCGCCAGCTACAACCTTATTTTATGAGACAAGCAATTGATGTCGAGTATTATGCCATGTTACTCCAACAAATTGAAGATCAAATTACACCTGAGCGAATGAATAATCAACAACTAAGTCCATTATTTATACTTGGCTATAGCAGTCAAATCCAAGATATGTACAAAAAAAAGGAGGATGTATCAAATGACAATATTGAAGAATAAAATTGATTTTGCAGTGGTATTTACAGTAAATAAAGCAAATCCAAATGGCGATCCTTTAAATGGAAACCAGCCAAGACAGGATTTTAACGGTCACGGTGAAGTATCAGATGTTGCCATTAAGCGAAAGTTACGTAATCGCTTACAGGATGAAGAGGAATCTATTCTGGTACAATCGGATGAACGACGAACAGATAATCATCGTAGTATCCGTGATCGAGTAGCTGCAGTGGAAGAGTTAAATAAAATCTTAACAAAAGGGAAGGGAACAAGTGAAGAAGAAGCATCTGCTGAAAAACTTGCTTGTGAACATTGGTATGATGTGCGCGCATTTGGACAAGTATTTGCATTCAAAGGCGATAAGCTGTCCTTAAGCGTTCGGGGTCCTGTATCTATTCATGCTGCAACAAGCATTGAACCAGTAGATATTACAAGCATGCAGATTACAAAAAGCGTAAACTCCATTACCAATACAAAAGATCCAAGTCAAAAAACTTCTGACACAATGGGTATGAAACATCGAGTTGACTTTGGTGTATATGTATTTTATGGCAGCATTAATCCACAATTAGCAGAGCGTACAGGCTTTACATATGAGGATGCACAAAAATTGAAAGAAGCGCTTCGAACCCTGTTTGCAAATGACGCTTCTTCTGCACGTCCAGATGGTAGTATGGAAGTAAATAAATTATTTTGGTGGGAGCACAATTGTAAACTAGGACAATATTCATCTGCTAAGGTACATCGATCCGTGAAAATTGAGCGCATACAAGATAGTGATAAACCTTCGATTAAGGATTACTCAATTAAGGCTGACGACACTGAGTTATCAGGGCTAGTTGCAGAAGAGTATGATGGCTTATAATGAAGAACAATTTTTAATGTTGTCAGGCTTACAACATTTTGTCTTTTGTCGAAGACAATGGGCACTGATTCATATTGAACAAGTATGGGAAGATAATGTGCTTACTGTTGAAGGTAATACTTTACATGAAAAAGCAGATGATCCTTTTGTACGTGAGAAACGTGGGGATACAATCTATGTTCGAGCACTACCTATTCACTCATACACGTTAGGCATCAATGGTATTTGTGATATGGTAGAGTTTACAAAAACAACAAAAGGTATTACTTTAGCCAATGAAGATGGGCAATTTGCGGTGAAGCCGATTGAATATAAGAGGGGAGCGCCAAAAAAGCATGATGCTGATATTGCGCAGCTCGTGGCTCAAGTGCTTTGTCTGGAGGAGATGCTTCAAACAACGATAGATGAAGCTGCACTATACTATCATGAAACAAGACGACGAGAAATAGTGGAAATTACTGAAGAATGGCGTGATAAAGTAACAGCGATGATAAAAGAGATGCATCAATATTATGAACGCAAGTACACACCACGTGTAAAGACAGGAAAGCATTGTAAAAGTTGTTCTTTACAGCATATTTGTTTACCAGAGCTATTAAATAAAGAATCTGTACTTGCCTATATAGATAGGATGACACGAGAATGAAGCGATTATTAAATATAGTTTATGTATCTCAGTCTGATGTATACCTTGCACTAAATGGAAAAAATCTTGTTTTACTAAAAGAAGGAGAAGAGCTTGGAAAAATACCAATACTAAATCTTGAGGGTATTTGTACGTTTGGTCATCAAGGTGCGAGTCCTGCTTTAATGGCTACATGTATGGAACAAAATATAAGTCTAACTTTCTTTTCAAGTAGTGGACGTTTTCGTGGAAGATTGACAGGTGCTATTAATGGCAATGTAACATTACGTAAAAAACAGTATGAAGTATCAATGGACGAGTTAGAAAGTGCAGCAATAGCACGTCATATGATTGTTGGAAAGATTTATAATGCTGAGCAAAATTTGAAGCGTACGATACGTGACCATGCTTTACGTGTAAATACTGAACGTCTAACGCAAGTTGTTGAACGTTTAAAGCAGGCAAGAAAGTTGGCTTTTTCAATAACTAGTTTAGAAGAATTACGCGGTATAGAAGGTAATGCTGCTAGTGCCTATTTTAGTGTTTTTGATGAATGTATTTTACAACAAAAAGAGGACTTTTATTACAAAGGTAGAAGTAGACGCCCTCCTCTGGATCGAGTAAATGCATTGTTATCATTAGCGTATTCTTTGCTTGCCTCTGAAACGGCTGCTGCGCTGGAAGGTGTAGGCTTAGATGCCTATGTAGGATTTTTACATCGAGATCGCCCAGGACGAACATCACTTGCTTTAGATATAATGGAGGAATTGCGCCCTGTTATTGCTGAACGCTTTGTTTTAAAGCTTATTAATCGTAAACAAATACAAGCTAGCGATTTTATTGTGAAAGAAAATGGTGCGGTTTTACTAAAGGATGATGCAAGAAGAAGCTTTTTTAAATTATGGCAAGAGGCTAAACAAGAACAGGTAACACATCCTTATTTAAAAGAAAAAATCCAATGGGGACTAGTCCCACATGTACAAGCCCTGTTGTTAGCCCGTTTTTTACGAGGGGATTTAGATGCATACCCTCCATTTTTAATAAGGTAGGTAGATTTCTATGTTAGTTTTAGTAACTTATGATGTGCAAACAAGCACATCTGGTGGAGCAAAGCGTTTACGTCAAGTTGCCAAAAAATGTGGGGAATATGGCATACGTGTTCAAAATTCTGTGTTCGAGTGTGTTGTTGATGCTACGCAATACAAGCAACTTCAGCTTGCACTTGAAGACATTATTGACCCAGAACGAGATAGTCTTCGATTCTATAACCTAGGCAATAAATATAACTCAAAGGTCATCCATATAGGTGCAAAAGAAACAATAGATGTAGCAGCACCACTTATATTTTAATTACGCGAACCTCTAGTGCCCATAAAAACACTAAGAGGTTCGCGCAAAATTTTAGTACATTCAATGGATTTTAGGATAAACTCTTCCTAAGATTTTTGTAATATGTTTTAATAATATCAATATATAGTTTGTAAAAAGATACTTTTAACTATATATTGCGGTCTTTCTCTGTATAGAGAAAGTGGATTGAAATTTGATATTTACATCGCTTAATACATACTCATAAAGTCTTTCTCTGTATAGAGAAAGTGGATTGAAATGAATCAAAGTTATCCACCTAATAAACAGGGACAGTCTTTCTCTGTATAGAGAAAGTGGATTGAAATCGTGCGCTTATACGCCCCAATCGGTGGTCCATCTGTCTTTCTCTGTATAGAGAAAGTGGATTGAAATAACAAAAAGATGATATTGATGAAGTTATATTGTTGTCTTTCTCTGTATAGAGAAAGTGGATTGAAATCAAAGGTGAAACACGAGGAAGCGCTAAGGTTTATGTCTTTCTCTGTATAGAGAAAGTGGATTGAAATACCTTTATCTAAATCATCTAAAATTTCATCAATGTCTTTCTCTGTATAGAGAAAGTGGATTGAAATACAACCAACTTTTCGTATTACCTAGCCAATCATTGTCTTTCTCTGTATAGAGAAAGTGGATTGAAATACTCATAGCGTCTCCGGTAGCCTTAGAACCATCGTCTTTCTCTGTATAGAGAAAGTGGATTGAAATCGCTTTTTAATGCAGCAATAACACCCGCCATCCCACGTCTTTCTCTGTATAGAGAAAGTGGATTGAAATTTGAACGGGAAAGACATGCCGACAATTGTAATGGTCTTTCTCTGTATAGAGAAAGTGGATTGAAATCCAAGCTTTGAAATTAGTTAAAATTTGATCAGTGTCTTTCTCTGTATAGAGAAAGTGGATTGAAATAAGTTCTTCTAAGCCCTTACCACCATTTGCTTTTAGTCTTTCTCTGTATAGAGAAAGTGGATTGAAATCTTTATTATCGATATGCAAGAACTCTTCTTCTACTGTCTTTCTCTGTATAGAGAAAGTGGATTGAAATAAGACCAGGTACCGCAAGACAATCTGACATGGGGTGCTCGTGTCTTTCTCTGTATAGAGAAAGTGGATTGAAATAGTAGGTTGCTCCGCTTGGTCTAGTAAACTTTGAGTCTTTCTCTGTATAGAGAAAGTGGATTGAAATGAATTAATGAGTGAACAATCGAAAGAAGAAGCGGAACGTCTTTCTCTGTATAGAGAAAGTGGATTGAAATGAATTACCGACATCCATTGTACCTCCGGTAGTATCGTCTTTCTCTGTATAGAGAAAGTGGATTGAAATTTGGTGGTCACATTGAGTTCGTAGAAGAAGAAAGTCTTTCTCTGTATAGAGAAAGTGGATTGAAATGTAACGAAGTCACACCAGCGAGTAACAGGTTTCAGTCTTTCTCTGTATAGAGAAAGTGGATTGAAATATTTTCTGCGTCAATTAAGTTTGCTAAACTCGCGTCTTTCTCTGTATAGAGAAAGTGGATTGAAATACCCCTCACTCCCACTCGAAGTTGCGCTTTATTGTCTTTCTCTGTATAGAGAAAGTGGATTGAAATTTTTAATTGGTCTAATTTCAATGCCATAAACATTGTCTTTCTCTGTATAGAGAAAGTGGATTGAAATAAGAGGAAGGAGATGAGTGATAAATGACGGAAATGTCTTTCTCTGTATAGAGAAAGTGGATTGAAATAAGCAACTTCAAGCAATGGAAGAAGGCGAAAAGTGTCTTTCTCTGTATAGAGAAAGTGGATTGAAATGCCTTTAATACAGCTGCAACTAACGGGTTAGTCGTCTTTCTCTGTATAGAGAAAGTGGATTGAAATAAATACCTTTTGTTTTTTACTTTTCATAGCATCGTCTTTCTCTGTATAGAGAAAGTGGATTGAAATGCTTTCCAAATATGACCGGTTCGAATAGTAGGCGTCGTCTTTCTCTGTATAGAGAAAGTGGATTGAAATTAGTAAGCGACATACAAGATTTCTTAAAAACCAGGTCTTTCTCTGTATAGAGAAAGTGGATTGAAATCAGTGGATCTAGTTTCATATTTTGAGCATTTATTTGTCTTTCTCTGTATAGAGAAAGTGGATTGAAATTCTACTGACATACCGACACGTAATGCCAATCCGTGTCTTTCTCTGTATAGAGAAAGTGGATTGAAATCATATTTTGAGCATTTATTTCGAAGGTTTCTCTTGTCTTTCTCTGTATAGAGAAAGTGGATTGAAATCCTACTAAAAACGGGGTGAATGCGTACGGCTTCAGTCTTTCTCTGTATAGAGAAAGTGGATTGAAATTCTTCGATAGCCTTGGCAATGAATTTGCAATGTTGTCTTTCTCTGTATAGAGAAAGTGGATTGAAATTAGTCGAGTTGGTAGGTCCTGCTCTACCTCGTCGGTCTTTCTCTGTATAGAGAAAGTGGATTGAAATCTCCTCCATAGTTTCCCCCGACTCGGGGAAAGCTGTCTTTCTCTGTATAGAGAAAGTGGATTGAAATGAAGCATATTCCGGCAGAAACGCTCGAACTTATGGTCTTTCTCTGTATAGAGAAAGTGGATTGAAATAAGACGAGCGATTTACCGAAGTTCAAAACTTAAGTCTTTCTCTGTATAGAGAAAGTGGATTGAAATCACAATGTCAATAAGCGGTTGCTCCTCCTCGTTGTCTTTCTCTGTATAGAGAAAGTGGATTGAAATATGCTCGCTCCTTTACTCTTGGAATGCACCGGAGTCTTTCTCTGTATAGAGAAAGTGGATTGAAATCGAAACGTCTTGAGTCGGACTGTTGCCAACTCATGTCTTTCTCTGTATAGAGAAAGTGGATTGAAATACCTTTACGGCAAGCGTAATTGTCGTAAATTAAGTCTTTCTCTGTATAGAGAAAGTGGATTGAAATGTTGCAGCATAAGCTCGATATAAATTACCAAAAGTCTTTCTCTGTATAGAGAAAGTGGATTGAAATTGGAGGTACAACTTTCATACACCAATAGCAAGTTCGTCTTTCTCTGTATAGAGAAAGTGGATTGAAATAAAACAAGTGAAGAGGCTTATTTCAGAACAAAGTCTTTCTCTGTATAGAGAAAGTGGATTGAAATGCGGAATCATGGTTCATAGCACAGGTGCAAATAACGTCTTTCTCTGTATAGAGAAAGTGGATTGAAATAAGTGGGGCACCGCCAAATATTTCTGTTGTTAAGTCTTTCTCTGTATAGAGAAAGTGGATTGAAATCACTCTCTACCTGTAGGCGTTTTTGAAATTTTGTGTCTTTCTCTGTATAGAGAAAGTGGATTGAAATACGGCGTATGGATCATGGAAATGGGGGAGCTTGGTCTTTCTCTGTATAGAGAAAGTGGATTGAAATTAGCGTCAGTGTATTGCAATGCCACACAGTACCGTCTTTCTCTGTATAGAGAAAGTGGATTGAAATCGGTCGGCTCAATTAAAAAACTTGCCTCCGAAGGTAAGGTCTTTCTCTGTATAGAGAAAGTGGATTGAAATGTCAATAAAGAAATGCGAATACGTCCAATTATCCGGTCTTTCTCTGTATAGAGAAAGTGGATTGAAATATGGACGGAGAAGAAAAAATAATCGTTAAGGGAGGTCTTTCTCTGTATAGAGAAAGTGGATTGAAATAGCCATGCAATCGCTCCTTTACAAATACGTACATGTCTTTCTCTGTATAGAGAAAGTGGATTGAAATTAAGAAATCCTCAAACACTCGATGTATGTCATGGTCTTTCTCTGTATAGAGAAAGTGGATTGAAATTACGAAACGCTAGAAGATATCCACGATCAACTTGTCTTTCTCTGTATAGAGAAAGTGGATTGAAATATCACCAAAAACATACAAAACTTTGACGTCGATGTCTTTCTCTGTATAGAGAAAGTGGATTGAAATGCTACATTGGCTACATTGTTGTAAATGTAAGTGGTCTTTCTCTGTATAGAGAAAGTGGATTGAAATGTAAAGCGATCACTTGAATTTTGATAGTAACGGGTCTTTCTCTGTATAGAGAAAGTGGATTGAAATCCCTAGCAGCGAGTCAAGCATATTAGTTAGATACGTCTTTCTCTGTATAGAGAAAGTGGATTGAAATGACTTTCGTATATATAATATAGATTAGGCATATTGTCTTTCTCTGTATAGAGAAAGTGGATTGAAATCTCAACATACTGCGGTAAATGATTGGTCGGTACGCGTCTTTCTCTGTATAGAGAAAGTGGATTGAAATATTAAACAAGTAAGGCTTGAGAGGAGGCGAGTCGTCTTTCTCTGTATAGAGAAAGTGGATTGAAATGTGTCGCCGGCAGAAGTAACAGTAATTAGCGAAAGTCTTTCTCTGTATAGAGAAAGTGGATTGAAATATCTTTAGCAGGTCTTACGGAAGTCGACTCTATCGTCTTTCTCTGTATAGAGAAAGTGGATTGAAATGTCCTCATTATCCGCAAGCTCGCAAAACTGTTTGTCTTTCTCTGTATAGAGAAAGTGGATTGAAATAAGAAAAACTCTGAAATAGAAGTAGCGCCGATGGTCTTTCTCTGTATAGAGAAAGTGGATTGAAATTCAAGTTTACTAATGG is part of the Lysinibacillus sp. FSL K6-0232 genome and harbors:
- the cas7c gene encoding type I-C CRISPR-associated protein Cas7/Csd2; protein product: MTILKNKIDFAVVFTVNKANPNGDPLNGNQPRQDFNGHGEVSDVAIKRKLRNRLQDEEESILVQSDERRTDNHRSIRDRVAAVEELNKILTKGKGTSEEEASAEKLACEHWYDVRAFGQVFAFKGDKLSLSVRGPVSIHAATSIEPVDITSMQITKSVNSITNTKDPSQKTSDTMGMKHRVDFGVYVFYGSINPQLAERTGFTYEDAQKLKEALRTLFANDASSARPDGSMEVNKLFWWEHNCKLGQYSSAKVHRSVKIERIQDSDKPSIKDYSIKADDTELSGLVAEEYDGL
- the cas4 gene encoding CRISPR-associated protein Cas4, translating into MMAYNEEQFLMLSGLQHFVFCRRQWALIHIEQVWEDNVLTVEGNTLHEKADDPFVREKRGDTIYVRALPIHSYTLGINGICDMVEFTKTTKGITLANEDGQFAVKPIEYKRGAPKKHDADIAQLVAQVLCLEEMLQTTIDEAALYYHETRRREIVEITEEWRDKVTAMIKEMHQYYERKYTPRVKTGKHCKSCSLQHICLPELLNKESVLAYIDRMTRE
- the cas2 gene encoding CRISPR-associated endonuclease Cas2 is translated as MLVLVTYDVQTSTSGGAKRLRQVAKKCGEYGIRVQNSVFECVVDATQYKQLQLALEDIIDPERDSLRFYNLGNKYNSKVIHIGAKETIDVAAPLIF
- the cas1c gene encoding type I-C CRISPR-associated endonuclease Cas1c — translated: MKRLLNIVYVSQSDVYLALNGKNLVLLKEGEELGKIPILNLEGICTFGHQGASPALMATCMEQNISLTFFSSSGRFRGRLTGAINGNVTLRKKQYEVSMDELESAAIARHMIVGKIYNAEQNLKRTIRDHALRVNTERLTQVVERLKQARKLAFSITSLEELRGIEGNAASAYFSVFDECILQQKEDFYYKGRSRRPPLDRVNALLSLAYSLLASETAAALEGVGLDAYVGFLHRDRPGRTSLALDIMEELRPVIAERFVLKLINRKQIQASDFIVKENGAVLLKDDARRSFFKLWQEAKQEQVTHPYLKEKIQWGLVPHVQALLLARFLRGDLDAYPPFLIR